The Scatophagus argus isolate fScaArg1 chromosome 20, fScaArg1.pri, whole genome shotgun sequence genome window below encodes:
- the atp6v1b2 gene encoding V-type proton ATPase subunit B, brain isoform isoform X1, whose protein sequence is MAMKALRGMMNGAMSELSSAVSGNRTPAAAPAAAAASREHVMAVKRDYISQPRLTYKTVSGVNGPLVILDQVKFPRYAEIVHLTLPDGTKRSGQVLEVTGSKAVVQVFEGTSGIDAKKTSCEFTGDILRTPVSEDMLGRVFNGSGKPIDRGPAVLAEDFLDIMGQPINPQCRIYPEEMIQTGISAIDGMNSIARGQKIPIFSAAGLPHNEIAAQICRQAGLVRKSKDVMDYSEDNFAIVFAAMGVNMETARFFKSDFEENGSMDNVCLFLNLANDPTIERIITPRLALTSAEYLAYQCEKHVLVILTDMSSYAEALREVSAAREEVPGRRGFPGYMYTDLATIYERAGRVEGRNGSITQIPILTMPNDDITHPIPDLTGYITEGQIYVDRQLHNRQIYPPINVLPSLSRLMKSAIGEGMTRRDHSDVSNQLYACYAIGKDVQAMKAVVGEEALTADDLLYLEFLTKFEKNFISQGAYENRSVFETLDIGWQLMRIFPKEMLKRIPQSTLAEFYPREAKH, encoded by the exons ATGGCGATGAAGGCGCTCAGAGGGATGATGAACGGGGCCATGAGTGAGCTGTCCTCGGCCGTCAGCGGGAACAGGACTCCGGCCGCCGCTCcggccgccgccgccgcctccCGGGAGCATGTGATGGCCGTGAAGCGGGATTACATCTCCCAGCCCCGCCTCA CCTATAAAACCGTGTCGGGAGTCAACGGTCCGCTGGTGATTTTGGACCAAGTGAAG TTCCCCAGGTACGCAGAGATCGTCCACCTCACGCTGCCGGACGGCACCAAGCGGAGCGGCCAGGTGCTGGAGGTCACCGGCTCCAAAGCCGTGGTCCAG GTGTTTGAGGGGACTTCAGGTATCGATGCCAAGAAGACCAGCTGTGAGTTTACAGGAGACATCTTGCGGACGCCTGTCTCTGAGGACATGCTGG GCCGTGTCTTTAATGGATCTGGTAAACCTATTGACAGAGGACCAGCAGTCCTGGCTGAAGACTTCTTGGATATCATGG GTCAGCCTATAAACCCTCAGTGTCGAATCTACCCTGAAGAGATGATCCAGACCGGAATATCAGCCATCGACGGCATGAACAGCATCGCCAGAGGGCAGAAAATCcccatcttctctgctgcagggcTGCCACACAATgag ATCGCGGCTCAGATCTGCCGCCAGGCCGGTTTGGTGAGGAAGTCCAAAGACGTGATGGACTACAGCGAGGACAACTTCGCCATCGTGTTTGCAGCCATGGGG gtcAACATGGAGACGGCCAGGTTCTTTAAGTCTGACTTCGAGGAGAACGGCTCCATGGACAACGTCTGCCTGTTCCTCAACCTGGCCAACGACCCCAC CATCGAGCGAATCATCACGCCGCGTTTAGCTCTGACATCAGCGGAGTACCTGGCCTATCAGTGTGAGAAGCACGTCCTCGTCATCCTCACCGATATGAGCTCCTACGCGGAGGCTCTGCGAGAG GTGTCGGCGGCCCGAGAGGAAGTGCCGGGCCGGCGAGGGTTCCCCGGTTACATGTACACGGACTTGGCCACCATCTACGAGAGAGCCGGCAGGGTGGAGGGACGTAACGGCTCCATCACTCAGATCCCGATCCTCACGATGCCCAACGACG ACATCACTCATCCCATTCCTGACCTGACCGGATACATCACAGAGGGACAGATCTACGTGGACAGACAGCTCCACAACAGACAG ATCTACCCTCCCATCAACGTGCTGCCGTCTCTCTCACGTCTGATGAAGTCCGCCATCGGGGAGGGGATGACCCGCAGAGACCACTCGGACGTCTCCAACCAGCTC TATGCGTGCTACGCCATAGGAAAGGACGTCCAGGCCATGAAGGCCGTGGTGGGGGAGGAGGCTCTGACAGCTGACGATCTGCTCTATCTGGAGTTCCTGACCAAGTTTGAGAAAAACTTCATCTCCCAAG GTGCCTACGAGAACCGCAGCGTGTTTGAGACCCTGGACATCGGATGGCAGCTCATGAGGATCTTCCCCAAAGAGATGCTGAAGAGGATCCCTCAGAGCACCTTAGCCGAGTTCTACCCGCGAGAAGCCAAACACTGA
- the atp6v1b2 gene encoding V-type proton ATPase subunit B, brain isoform isoform X2: MRHFKAVNVLSSQLRWSYKTVSGVNGPLVILDQVKFPRYAEIVHLTLPDGTKRSGQVLEVTGSKAVVQVFEGTSGIDAKKTSCEFTGDILRTPVSEDMLGRVFNGSGKPIDRGPAVLAEDFLDIMGQPINPQCRIYPEEMIQTGISAIDGMNSIARGQKIPIFSAAGLPHNEIAAQICRQAGLVRKSKDVMDYSEDNFAIVFAAMGVNMETARFFKSDFEENGSMDNVCLFLNLANDPTIERIITPRLALTSAEYLAYQCEKHVLVILTDMSSYAEALREVSAAREEVPGRRGFPGYMYTDLATIYERAGRVEGRNGSITQIPILTMPNDDITHPIPDLTGYITEGQIYVDRQLHNRQIYPPINVLPSLSRLMKSAIGEGMTRRDHSDVSNQLYACYAIGKDVQAMKAVVGEEALTADDLLYLEFLTKFEKNFISQGAYENRSVFETLDIGWQLMRIFPKEMLKRIPQSTLAEFYPREAKH, from the exons ATGCGTCATTTCAAAGCCGTTAACGTGTTGAGCTCTCAGCTTCGCtggt CCTATAAAACCGTGTCGGGAGTCAACGGTCCGCTGGTGATTTTGGACCAAGTGAAG TTCCCCAGGTACGCAGAGATCGTCCACCTCACGCTGCCGGACGGCACCAAGCGGAGCGGCCAGGTGCTGGAGGTCACCGGCTCCAAAGCCGTGGTCCAG GTGTTTGAGGGGACTTCAGGTATCGATGCCAAGAAGACCAGCTGTGAGTTTACAGGAGACATCTTGCGGACGCCTGTCTCTGAGGACATGCTGG GCCGTGTCTTTAATGGATCTGGTAAACCTATTGACAGAGGACCAGCAGTCCTGGCTGAAGACTTCTTGGATATCATGG GTCAGCCTATAAACCCTCAGTGTCGAATCTACCCTGAAGAGATGATCCAGACCGGAATATCAGCCATCGACGGCATGAACAGCATCGCCAGAGGGCAGAAAATCcccatcttctctgctgcagggcTGCCACACAATgag ATCGCGGCTCAGATCTGCCGCCAGGCCGGTTTGGTGAGGAAGTCCAAAGACGTGATGGACTACAGCGAGGACAACTTCGCCATCGTGTTTGCAGCCATGGGG gtcAACATGGAGACGGCCAGGTTCTTTAAGTCTGACTTCGAGGAGAACGGCTCCATGGACAACGTCTGCCTGTTCCTCAACCTGGCCAACGACCCCAC CATCGAGCGAATCATCACGCCGCGTTTAGCTCTGACATCAGCGGAGTACCTGGCCTATCAGTGTGAGAAGCACGTCCTCGTCATCCTCACCGATATGAGCTCCTACGCGGAGGCTCTGCGAGAG GTGTCGGCGGCCCGAGAGGAAGTGCCGGGCCGGCGAGGGTTCCCCGGTTACATGTACACGGACTTGGCCACCATCTACGAGAGAGCCGGCAGGGTGGAGGGACGTAACGGCTCCATCACTCAGATCCCGATCCTCACGATGCCCAACGACG ACATCACTCATCCCATTCCTGACCTGACCGGATACATCACAGAGGGACAGATCTACGTGGACAGACAGCTCCACAACAGACAG ATCTACCCTCCCATCAACGTGCTGCCGTCTCTCTCACGTCTGATGAAGTCCGCCATCGGGGAGGGGATGACCCGCAGAGACCACTCGGACGTCTCCAACCAGCTC TATGCGTGCTACGCCATAGGAAAGGACGTCCAGGCCATGAAGGCCGTGGTGGGGGAGGAGGCTCTGACAGCTGACGATCTGCTCTATCTGGAGTTCCTGACCAAGTTTGAGAAAAACTTCATCTCCCAAG GTGCCTACGAGAACCGCAGCGTGTTTGAGACCCTGGACATCGGATGGCAGCTCATGAGGATCTTCCCCAAAGAGATGCTGAAGAGGATCCCTCAGAGCACCTTAGCCGAGTTCTACCCGCGAGAAGCCAAACACTGA
- the atp6v1b2 gene encoding V-type proton ATPase subunit B, brain isoform isoform X3, producing MDGTLSQTLVCDQFPVFEGTSGIDAKKTSCEFTGDILRTPVSEDMLGRVFNGSGKPIDRGPAVLAEDFLDIMGQPINPQCRIYPEEMIQTGISAIDGMNSIARGQKIPIFSAAGLPHNEIAAQICRQAGLVRKSKDVMDYSEDNFAIVFAAMGVNMETARFFKSDFEENGSMDNVCLFLNLANDPTIERIITPRLALTSAEYLAYQCEKHVLVILTDMSSYAEALREVSAAREEVPGRRGFPGYMYTDLATIYERAGRVEGRNGSITQIPILTMPNDDITHPIPDLTGYITEGQIYVDRQLHNRQIYPPINVLPSLSRLMKSAIGEGMTRRDHSDVSNQLYACYAIGKDVQAMKAVVGEEALTADDLLYLEFLTKFEKNFISQGAYENRSVFETLDIGWQLMRIFPKEMLKRIPQSTLAEFYPREAKH from the exons ATGGACGGCACCTTGTCCCAGACTTTGGTCTGTGACCAGTTCCCC GTGTTTGAGGGGACTTCAGGTATCGATGCCAAGAAGACCAGCTGTGAGTTTACAGGAGACATCTTGCGGACGCCTGTCTCTGAGGACATGCTGG GCCGTGTCTTTAATGGATCTGGTAAACCTATTGACAGAGGACCAGCAGTCCTGGCTGAAGACTTCTTGGATATCATGG GTCAGCCTATAAACCCTCAGTGTCGAATCTACCCTGAAGAGATGATCCAGACCGGAATATCAGCCATCGACGGCATGAACAGCATCGCCAGAGGGCAGAAAATCcccatcttctctgctgcagggcTGCCACACAATgag ATCGCGGCTCAGATCTGCCGCCAGGCCGGTTTGGTGAGGAAGTCCAAAGACGTGATGGACTACAGCGAGGACAACTTCGCCATCGTGTTTGCAGCCATGGGG gtcAACATGGAGACGGCCAGGTTCTTTAAGTCTGACTTCGAGGAGAACGGCTCCATGGACAACGTCTGCCTGTTCCTCAACCTGGCCAACGACCCCAC CATCGAGCGAATCATCACGCCGCGTTTAGCTCTGACATCAGCGGAGTACCTGGCCTATCAGTGTGAGAAGCACGTCCTCGTCATCCTCACCGATATGAGCTCCTACGCGGAGGCTCTGCGAGAG GTGTCGGCGGCCCGAGAGGAAGTGCCGGGCCGGCGAGGGTTCCCCGGTTACATGTACACGGACTTGGCCACCATCTACGAGAGAGCCGGCAGGGTGGAGGGACGTAACGGCTCCATCACTCAGATCCCGATCCTCACGATGCCCAACGACG ACATCACTCATCCCATTCCTGACCTGACCGGATACATCACAGAGGGACAGATCTACGTGGACAGACAGCTCCACAACAGACAG ATCTACCCTCCCATCAACGTGCTGCCGTCTCTCTCACGTCTGATGAAGTCCGCCATCGGGGAGGGGATGACCCGCAGAGACCACTCGGACGTCTCCAACCAGCTC TATGCGTGCTACGCCATAGGAAAGGACGTCCAGGCCATGAAGGCCGTGGTGGGGGAGGAGGCTCTGACAGCTGACGATCTGCTCTATCTGGAGTTCCTGACCAAGTTTGAGAAAAACTTCATCTCCCAAG GTGCCTACGAGAACCGCAGCGTGTTTGAGACCCTGGACATCGGATGGCAGCTCATGAGGATCTTCCCCAAAGAGATGCTGAAGAGGATCCCTCAGAGCACCTTAGCCGAGTTCTACCCGCGAGAAGCCAAACACTGA
- the atp6v1b2 gene encoding V-type proton ATPase subunit B, brain isoform isoform X4 yields the protein MAMKALRGMMNGAMSELSSAVSGNRTPAAAPAAAAASREHVMAVKRDYISQPRLTYKTVSGVNGPLVILDQVKFPRYAEIVHLTLPDGTKRSGQVLEVTGSKAVVQVFEGTSGIDAKKTSCEFTGDILRTPVSEDMLGRVFNGSGKPIDRGPAVLAEDFLDIMGQPINPQCRIYPEEMIQTGISAIDGMNSIARGQKIPIFSAAGLPHNEIAAQICRQAGLVRKSKDVMDYSEDNFAIVFAAMGVNMETARFFKSDFEENGSMDNVCLFLNLANDPTIERIITPRLALTSAEYLAYQCEKHVLVILTDMSSYAEALREVSAAREEVPGRRGFPGYMYTDLATIYERAGRVEGRNGSITQIPILTMPNDDITHPIPDLTGYITEGQIYVDRQLHNRQVPTRTAACLRPWTSDGSS from the exons ATGGCGATGAAGGCGCTCAGAGGGATGATGAACGGGGCCATGAGTGAGCTGTCCTCGGCCGTCAGCGGGAACAGGACTCCGGCCGCCGCTCcggccgccgccgccgcctccCGGGAGCATGTGATGGCCGTGAAGCGGGATTACATCTCCCAGCCCCGCCTCA CCTATAAAACCGTGTCGGGAGTCAACGGTCCGCTGGTGATTTTGGACCAAGTGAAG TTCCCCAGGTACGCAGAGATCGTCCACCTCACGCTGCCGGACGGCACCAAGCGGAGCGGCCAGGTGCTGGAGGTCACCGGCTCCAAAGCCGTGGTCCAG GTGTTTGAGGGGACTTCAGGTATCGATGCCAAGAAGACCAGCTGTGAGTTTACAGGAGACATCTTGCGGACGCCTGTCTCTGAGGACATGCTGG GCCGTGTCTTTAATGGATCTGGTAAACCTATTGACAGAGGACCAGCAGTCCTGGCTGAAGACTTCTTGGATATCATGG GTCAGCCTATAAACCCTCAGTGTCGAATCTACCCTGAAGAGATGATCCAGACCGGAATATCAGCCATCGACGGCATGAACAGCATCGCCAGAGGGCAGAAAATCcccatcttctctgctgcagggcTGCCACACAATgag ATCGCGGCTCAGATCTGCCGCCAGGCCGGTTTGGTGAGGAAGTCCAAAGACGTGATGGACTACAGCGAGGACAACTTCGCCATCGTGTTTGCAGCCATGGGG gtcAACATGGAGACGGCCAGGTTCTTTAAGTCTGACTTCGAGGAGAACGGCTCCATGGACAACGTCTGCCTGTTCCTCAACCTGGCCAACGACCCCAC CATCGAGCGAATCATCACGCCGCGTTTAGCTCTGACATCAGCGGAGTACCTGGCCTATCAGTGTGAGAAGCACGTCCTCGTCATCCTCACCGATATGAGCTCCTACGCGGAGGCTCTGCGAGAG GTGTCGGCGGCCCGAGAGGAAGTGCCGGGCCGGCGAGGGTTCCCCGGTTACATGTACACGGACTTGGCCACCATCTACGAGAGAGCCGGCAGGGTGGAGGGACGTAACGGCTCCATCACTCAGATCCCGATCCTCACGATGCCCAACGACG ACATCACTCATCCCATTCCTGACCTGACCGGATACATCACAGAGGGACAGATCTACGTGGACAGACAGCTCCACAACAGACAG GTGCCTACGAGAACCGCAGCGTGTTTGAGACCCTGGACATCGGATGGCAGCTCATGA